GTACTTGCTATCACTACCTTGGATAATAAAGCGGTAGGCGATGGCAAACCCGGAGTGATGTTTGCCAAACTACATAAACATTATCAGGACTACAAGCGCGACGTGATGCGCAAGACGTAAGAAAGCCTGATATTCCCCTGTAGTCAGCTAACAACTTGGCAGATATCAGGGGTTAATAATTTTGATCGAACTGCAATCCCCTACCTTCGTGGGGTTAGAAATCTTAAACTTACCCAGTTATCCATGGCACTTACTGACAGTCTTATCGAATACCCATGCGACTTCCCAATAAAGGTGTTAGGGCTGTCGCATCAGGGCTTCGCTCAAACAGTAACGGAAGTGGTTATGCGTTACGATCCCAACTTTAACGCTGCCACTATGGAAATGCGTCCCAGTAGCGGCGCACGCTATATCGGACTGACCTGCACCGTGCATGCCACCTCACGCGAACAACTCAATGCACTGTATCAAGAATTGTGCGACCACCCACAAGTAGTGATGGTACTTTAGTGAGATGGTACCGCTGATCAAACATCTAGGTCTGGTCGAATACCAGCAAACCTGGCAAGCAATGAAACAGTTTACCGCTGCGCGTAACGCCGACACGCGAGACGAAATCTGGCTACTACAACATTTGCCAGTCTATACCCAAGGCTTAGCAGGAAAACCGGAACATCTTCTACATACCAGTAACATACCGGTGGTCAAAATCGACCGCGGCGGCCAGATTACCTACCACGGCCCCGGCCAGATCGTCGTCTACCTTATGCTGGATTTACGCCACTGGAAACTTAACGTGCGCGGGCTGGTACGGCTAATGGAACAGGCCGTGATAGATTTGCTTGCATCATTCGGCGTAATAGCACAGGGGCGTGAGGAAGCACCGGGCGTGTATATAGATAACGCAAAAATTGCCGCACTTGGATTAAAAATTCGCAATGGAT
This genomic interval from Candidatus Nitrotoga sp. AM1P contains the following:
- a CDS encoding HP0495 family protein; the encoded protein is MALTDSLIEYPCDFPIKVLGLSHQGFAQTVTEVVMRYDPNFNAATMEMRPSSGARYIGLTCTVHATSREQLNALYQELCDHPQVVMVL
- the lipB gene encoding lipoyl(octanoyl) transferase LipB — its product is MVPLIKHLGLVEYQQTWQAMKQFTAARNADTRDEIWLLQHLPVYTQGLAGKPEHLLHTSNIPVVKIDRGGQITYHGPGQIVVYLMLDLRHWKLNVRGLVRLMEQAVIDLLASFGVIAQGREEAPGVYIDNAKIAALGLKIRNGCCYHGLAFNVDMDLTPFAYINPCGFAGLRVIQAKDLGIGVPRSELELQLAQHLIKLLQQHKSEKSAPRYI